ACGGCGGATATCGCCGTTATTCGGGGCGTTTGCCCTGAGAGGCGGGCGCCAGGTTGTCCCCCTTGAGCCAGGCGGCGATCACCGTGGCGATGCGCGGCCCCGACTTGCCGTCCCACAGGACGGGCAGCTCGCCGGCCGGGGTGGCGGCGCCGTCGGCCAGCGCCTTCTCCGCCGCGGCGGGCAGCAGGGCGGGGGTGACCAGGCGGTTCGTGCCGTGGGTGATCGTGATCGGCCGCTCGGTGTTGGGCCTGACGGTCAGGCAGGGCACGCCCAGCATGGTCGTCTCCTCCTGCACGCCTCCGGAGTCCGTGACGACCAGCGCGGCGCCCCGTACGAGTGAGAGGAAGTCCACATAACCCAGCGGATCGACCACCTTGATCGACTCGCCGTCCACGAGGCCCGCCTCGGCCAGCCGCGCCTTGCCGCGCGGGTGGATCGGCACCACGATCGGGACCTGCCGCGAGACCTCCAGCACCGCGTCGACCAGTTCCTTCGCGGCCTCGGGGGTGTCCACGTTCGCGGGGCGGTGCAGGGTGGCGACCGCGTAGCGCGCCGGCAGGCCGAGCCGCGCCACCACGGGCGCCGGGTCGAGCTTGGGCAGCGCGGAGAACAGGCTGTCGATCATCGGGTTGCCGACCAGGTGCACCTTGGCCGCCGGGATCCCCTCGTTCGCCAGGAACGCCAGCGCCTCCGGCGAGGTGGCGAAGAGCAGGTCGGCCAGCGCGTCCGTGACGACCCGGTTGACCTCCTCGGGCATGCCCCGGTCGAACGAGCGCAGCCCCGCCTCGACGTGCGCCGTCGGCACGCCCAGCTTGGCGCAGA
The nucleotide sequence above comes from Nonomuraea gerenzanensis. Encoded proteins:
- the wecB gene encoding non-hydrolyzing UDP-N-acetylglucosamine 2-epimerase — encoded protein: MRENPLVLHVLGARPNFVKAAPVVRALGELGVRQGIIHTGQHYDALMSDVFFADLGLPEPVANLGVGSGSHAKQTAALLVGLEEVVQEHTPDLVVVYGDVNSTLAAILVCAKLGVPTAHVEAGLRSFDRGMPEEVNRVVTDALADLLFATSPEALAFLANEGIPAAKVHLVGNPMIDSLFSALPKLDPAPVVARLGLPARYAVATLHRPANVDTPEAAKELVDAVLEVSRQVPIVVPIHPRGKARLAEAGLVDGESIKVVDPLGYVDFLSLVRGAALVVTDSGGVQEETTMLGVPCLTVRPNTERPITITHGTNRLVTPALLPAAAEKALADGAATPAGELPVLWDGKSGPRIATVIAAWLKGDNLAPASQGKRPE